In Marinobacter sp. LQ44, the following are encoded in one genomic region:
- the cgtA gene encoding Obg family GTPase CgtA — MKFVDEATIIVEAGKGGHGCLSFRREKYVPKGGPDGGDGGDGGSVYLEADSALNTLIDYRFQRKHKAQNGEPGAGRNCTGNKGEDLVLPVPVGTTVVDMDTHEVLGDLTKEGQRLKVAQGGFHGLGNTRFKSSVNRAPRQTSKGSEGETRNLRLELKVLADVGLLGMPNAGKSTFIRSVSAAKPKVADYPFTTLVPNLGVVSVQAHQSFVIADIPGLIEGAAEGAGLGIRFLKHLVRTRLLLHLVDVAPYDGSSPVEAIKAIAHELEKFSETLASRPRWLVLNKVDMVAEEDREARCQAIVDELGWDGPVFRISALSGEGTKPLVQAVMRWIEEQAEQEAENPEVAEQEAARRRRMDEEARARIEADRQARRAAREADDDDDFDDDDYDVEVVYAPE; from the coding sequence ATGAAATTTGTAGACGAAGCCACCATCATTGTTGAAGCCGGTAAAGGCGGCCATGGCTGCCTGAGTTTCCGGCGGGAAAAGTATGTACCCAAGGGTGGCCCCGACGGCGGTGACGGCGGGGATGGCGGTTCCGTTTACCTGGAAGCAGACAGCGCTCTGAACACGCTCATCGATTATCGCTTCCAGCGCAAACACAAGGCCCAGAATGGCGAGCCGGGTGCTGGCCGTAACTGCACGGGTAACAAGGGTGAAGACCTTGTTCTGCCGGTACCGGTGGGCACCACCGTTGTCGATATGGATACCCACGAAGTGCTGGGCGATCTCACCAAGGAAGGCCAGCGCCTGAAAGTGGCCCAGGGTGGTTTTCATGGCCTGGGGAATACCCGTTTCAAGTCATCAGTCAATCGTGCCCCACGACAGACCAGCAAAGGCTCGGAAGGTGAGACCCGTAATTTGCGCCTGGAGCTGAAGGTTCTGGCGGATGTCGGTTTGCTGGGTATGCCCAATGCCGGCAAGTCCACCTTCATTCGCTCCGTGTCTGCGGCAAAACCAAAGGTGGCTGACTACCCGTTTACCACATTGGTACCAAATCTGGGTGTGGTTAGTGTTCAGGCTCATCAGAGCTTTGTCATTGCCGACATTCCCGGGCTGATTGAAGGCGCGGCAGAGGGCGCAGGCTTGGGTATTCGCTTCTTGAAACATCTGGTGCGTACCCGCCTGCTGCTGCACCTGGTGGATGTGGCGCCTTACGATGGCTCGTCACCCGTCGAAGCGATAAAGGCCATTGCCCACGAGCTGGAGAAGTTCAGTGAAACCCTGGCCAGCCGCCCCCGGTGGCTGGTGTTGAACAAGGTCGACATGGTGGCAGAAGAGGACCGCGAAGCCCGTTGCCAGGCCATCGTGGACGAGCTGGGATGGGATGGCCCAGTATTCCGAATCTCCGCGCTCAGCGGTGAAGGCACCAAGCCGTTGGTTCAGGCGGTTATGCGCTGGATTGAGGAGCAGGCGGAGCAGGAAGCTGAGAACCCGGAAGTTGCCGAGCAGGAGGCCGCCCGTCGCCGCCGGATGGACGAAGAAGCCCGCGCCAGAATTGAAGCTGATCGACAGGCTCGCAGGGCTGCTCGAGAAGCCGATGACGATGATGATTTTGACGACGACGATTACGACGTCGAAGTCGTCTACGCCCCTGAGTAA
- the proB gene encoding glutamate 5-kinase → MSERLQLRKARRLVIKIGSALLTDDGKGLDVAALGLWVDQIAELIAEGVEVVVVSSGSVAEGMSRLGWNARPQHLHELQAAAAVGQMGLVQTWEAQFKRHDIHTAQILLTHDDLSDRKRYLNGRSTLRTLLDYGVVPIVNENDTVVTDEIRFGDNDTLGALVANLIEADGLIILTDQLGLFNKDPRKHQDAELVTERRAEDRDLDAMAGGGAGALGRGGMLTKLRAARLAARSGAFTVIVGGRIEHAISRLRQGDVIGTLLLPEQGRMAARKQWIASHLQTRGTLTLDDGAVKVLRQGGRSLLPVGVKAIAGQFRRGEMVSCVDLNGKEIARGLVNYDADEARAIAGRSSDRIADVLGYVSDEEMIHRDNLVVV, encoded by the coding sequence ATGAGTGAACGCCTCCAGCTCCGAAAGGCTCGACGTCTGGTTATCAAAATTGGTAGTGCCTTGCTCACCGATGATGGTAAGGGCCTGGATGTCGCCGCCCTGGGGTTGTGGGTAGATCAGATTGCTGAGCTGATCGCCGAAGGTGTGGAAGTGGTGGTGGTGTCCTCAGGCTCGGTGGCTGAGGGCATGAGTCGCTTGGGTTGGAATGCCCGGCCCCAGCACCTGCACGAATTGCAGGCTGCCGCTGCGGTCGGCCAGATGGGTCTGGTGCAAACCTGGGAGGCGCAGTTCAAGCGTCATGATATTCACACCGCCCAGATCCTGCTTACTCACGATGACCTCTCCGATCGTAAACGTTACCTGAACGGCCGTAGCACTCTGCGCACACTTCTGGATTACGGTGTGGTGCCCATCGTCAATGAAAACGACACGGTGGTGACTGACGAAATCCGTTTCGGTGACAACGATACTCTGGGCGCGCTGGTGGCCAACCTGATCGAAGCGGATGGTCTGATCATCCTGACCGACCAGTTGGGTCTGTTCAATAAAGATCCCCGTAAGCACCAGGACGCCGAACTGGTTACCGAGCGCAGAGCTGAGGATCGTGATTTGGATGCGATGGCCGGCGGTGGCGCCGGGGCGCTCGGCCGCGGCGGTATGCTGACCAAACTTCGGGCCGCCCGGTTGGCTGCCCGTTCCGGAGCGTTCACGGTGATTGTCGGCGGGCGTATTGAGCATGCGATTTCCCGTTTGCGGCAGGGTGATGTGATTGGCACGTTGTTGCTTCCGGAGCAGGGCAGAATGGCGGCCCGCAAACAGTGGATTGCCAGCCATCTGCAAACCCGGGGAACCCTGACGCTGGACGACGGTGCGGTAAAGGTGTTGCGCCAGGGTGGTCGCAGTTTGTTGCCGGTAGGCGTGAAGGCGATTGCCGGCCAGTTCCGGCGGGGCGAGATGGTGTCTTGTGTAGATCTCAACGGTAAAGAGATTGCCCGTGGGCTGGTCAATTACGATGCGGACGAAGCGAGGGCGATTGCTGGCCGTTCAAGTGATCGCATTGCCGATGTGCTGGGTTATGTCTCTGACGA